One region of Pan paniscus chromosome 5, NHGRI_mPanPan1-v2.0_pri, whole genome shotgun sequence genomic DNA includes:
- the LOC130541593 gene encoding uncharacterized LOC128031835 homolog has protein sequence MLGASAQVSAAEGAAPRRRPGSPVGLTLRCSHNPPPRLATGVPPLPESPAAAATPARPDLAPCPAKMAAVRRARSYCRCLVRFSDRELC, from the coding sequence ATGCTCGGCGCGTCGGCGCAGGTTTCCGCAGCTGAGGGGGCAGCTCCGCGGCGGCGTCCGGGGTCTCCAGTAGGGCTGACGCTCCGGTGCTCGCACAATCCCCCGCCTCGGCTGGCAACGGGCGTCCCTCCACTCCCCGAGTCCCCGGCAGCCGCCGCCACCCCAGCGCGCCCCGATCTGGCCCCCTGCCCCGCGAAGATGGCTGCCGTACGCCGGGCCCGCAGTTATTGCCGCTGCCTGGTGCGCTTCTCCGACCGAGAACTCTGCTAA